The following coding sequences lie in one Zingiber officinale cultivar Zhangliang chromosome 2B, Zo_v1.1, whole genome shotgun sequence genomic window:
- the LOC122048516 gene encoding tropomyosin-like translates to MASSQSASSGRRSITATLRLLTEDLLALGDQPSSPQHQVYIRGRLARVWEEARARAAVKPPGALTDSHLEMSTERLAQVEDELKKLKISGEASSSQGPPITRLQADLEKVQQLLAVEQQKSTEQASRLSQIKAQLKTYDRKLDQASTRKQRVIADLEQKNQEGRQLTEKLKKAEGSLVVERESCLAKEAELQDQVKRLEEDLGASRATLTAYQEVEPGRFAVLRQQCLCSDQFLEKATHRIVRSFELAIDATLSQLKANGHVSEALSDGDVNRVQLLDSIPDEAFDYIE, encoded by the exons ATGGCCTCCTCTCAATCGGCGTCGAGCGGGCGACGATCCATCACCGCTACGCTTCGCCTGTTGACAGAGGATCTTCTTGCGCTAGGAGACCAGCCCAGCTCTCCCCAGCATCAGGTCTACATTCGCGGTCGGCTCGCTCGTGTCTGGGAGGAAGCAAGGGCACGAGCGGCGGTGAAACCCCCTGGTGCGCTCACCGATAGCCATCTGGAAATGTCCACCGAG CGGTTGGCTCaagtggaggacgagctgaagaagctcaagatcTCCGGAGAAGCTTCCTCCTCCCAGGGGCCACCGATCACTCGTCTGCAGGCCGACCTGGAAAAGGTTCAACAACTTCTAGCGGTGGAGCAACAGAAGTCGACCGAGCAGGCTAGTAGGCTGAGCCAGATCAAGGCGCAATTGAAGACTTACGACCGGAAACTTGATCAGGCTTCCACAAGGAAACAACGGGTCATCGCCGACCTAGAACAGAAGAACCAGGAGGGTCGGCAGCTAACTGAGAAGCTGAAGAAGGCAGAGGGCTCTCTGGTTGTCGAGCGGGAGAGCTGTTTGGCTAAGGAGGCGGAGCTTCAGGATCAAGTGAAGCGCCTTGAAGAGGATCTGGGGGCCTCCCGTGCTACACTGACAGCCTACCAAGAGGTCGAACCGGGTCGCTTTGCGGTCCTGAGGCAACAATGCCTCTGCTCTGACCAATTTCTAGAAAAGGCGACCCATCGGATTGTCCGATCATTCGAGCTGGCCATCGACGCGACGCTCAGCCAGCTGAAGGCGAACGGCCACGTCTCCGAAGCCCTATCTGACGGCGATGTAAACCGCGTCCAGCTCCTTGACTCCATTCCTGACGAAGCCTTCGACTATATCGAGTGA
- the LOC122048517 gene encoding putative protein TPRXL, with protein sequence MSPSSFLVSACPISSTPKSASLPLSPSLLWALRSSQPASSRDEDSSLKLMPESEKRRSSPPEKRTSSFRRRRGPIAEVDAGVGEEAKQSAGEEAKQSAGEEDFLVSACPISSTPSSASLPLSPSLLWALRSSPPSSSREEDPSPKLMPESEKRQSSPPEKRTSSF encoded by the exons ATGTCTCCTAGCTCCTTCCTCGTTTCGGCGTGTCCGATCTCGTCGACGCCCAAGTCCGCCTCCCTTCCTTTGTCCCCATCTCTTCTCTGGGCACTCAGAAGCAGCCAGCCTGCATCCTCTAGAGACGAGGACTCATCGCTGAAGTTGATGCCGGAGTCGGAGAAGAGGCGAAGCAGTCCGCCGGAGAAGAGGACTTCCTCGTTTCGGCGT AGAAGAGGACCCATCGCCGAAGTTGATGCCGGAGTCGGAGAAGAGGCGAAGCAGTCCGCCGGAGAAGAGGCGAAGCAGTCCGCCGGAGAAGAGGACTTCCTCGTTTCGGCGTGTCCGATCTCGTCAACGCCCTCGTCCGCCTCCCTTCCTCTGTCCCCATCGCTTCTCTGGGCACTCAGAAGCAGCCCGCCTTCATCCTCTAGAGAAGAGGACCCATCGCCGAAGTTGATGCCGGAGTCGGAGAAGAGGCAAAGCAGTCCGCCGGAGAAGAGGACTTCCTCGTTTTAG